A genome region from Streptomyces sp. NBC_01296 includes the following:
- a CDS encoding YbhB/YbcL family Raf kinase inhibitor-like protein yields the protein MPQPLYRPCPGQRSFSPLHRSSRWPTALRFSALPAELAALLRESNGIEGEYGDGLIWSAERITSENQTLRADAELATLYMPFDALLFFADVGNGDLFALLPRIDRPDVFVWKACTNGAIARSSARHTWAGRVDSGPGAVRGGSGAGRTAAVTRIQLTSAVFADHAEIPRRYSGEGEDVSPPLTWTAAPAGTAELLLMCEDPDAPGPTFLHWLVTGIDPWTGGVEEGQEPHGGRSWPNGFGRPGWGGPMPPPGHGPHRYFFRLYALSEPVRLHDRPSADAVHGAVQGKELASGTLVGTYQRL from the coding sequence ATGCCTCAACCCTTGTATCGGCCCTGCCCGGGACAGCGCTCTTTCAGCCCCCTGCATCGGAGCAGTCGCTGGCCCACTGCGCTACGGTTCTCGGCACTGCCGGCAGAGCTCGCAGCCCTCCTCCGGGAGAGCAACGGCATCGAGGGCGAGTACGGCGACGGGCTCATCTGGTCTGCCGAGCGGATCACCTCCGAGAACCAGACCCTTCGCGCGGATGCCGAGCTCGCCACCTTGTACATGCCGTTCGATGCGCTGCTCTTCTTCGCGGACGTGGGTAACGGGGACTTGTTCGCACTCTTGCCCCGGATCGACCGGCCCGACGTCTTCGTCTGGAAGGCTTGCACGAACGGCGCCATCGCCCGCTCCTCCGCCCGCCACACCTGGGCCGGGCGGGTGGATTCCGGGCCCGGAGCGGTACGTGGAGGGTCGGGGGCGGGGAGGACGGCGGCCGTGACCCGAATTCAGCTGACCAGCGCCGTCTTCGCCGACCACGCCGAGATCCCCCGCAGGTACAGCGGCGAGGGGGAGGACGTCTCACCGCCCCTGACCTGGACGGCCGCGCCCGCGGGCACGGCGGAGCTGCTGCTCATGTGCGAGGACCCGGACGCGCCGGGACCCACCTTCCTGCACTGGCTGGTCACGGGCATCGATCCGTGGACCGGCGGGGTGGAGGAGGGGCAGGAGCCGCACGGCGGGCGGTCATGGCCGAACGGGTTCGGGCGGCCGGGCTGGGGCGGGCCGATGCCGCCGCCCGGGCACGGGCCGCACCGCTACTTCTTCCGTCTGTACGCGCTGTCGGAGCCGGTCCGGCTGCACGACCGGCCCAGCGCGGACGCCGTGCACGGCGCCGTGCAGGGCAAGGAGCTCGCGAGCGGCACCCTGGTGGGCACGTACCAGCGGCTCTAG
- a CDS encoding baeRF2 domain-containing protein, translated as MRLSFLEPLYTESGPFASVYLDTSRDVEQPDRAVALRWRRLREDLTRQGADRALLGVLEEAVGTDAEVPGMHGQAIFAANGSLVMDGELPRPPAHDSARYSTLPDAMPLVTQHLPEIPYLAVVVHYGGLPTAETHGLVRVEAESGTWPASTVTPGERLHHEVAVATWHDSAVRLGHRLDAWARRTHADAVVVAGDEWAGNVLVRRLPHALRGKVVRVGGSTPTDTGRALLEPQLGSVFRGRMAEHDRDLVNIFIGRRALGGPVTEGLEPTVAALQRGQVSALLLNRPPAASLRLWTGPRPTQLALAEEELVSFGVRATREEPADEALVRALVGTAAELVVVPEDELGLDEGVGALLRYADPGTPV; from the coding sequence ATGAGGCTGTCGTTCCTGGAACCCCTGTACACGGAGTCCGGCCCGTTCGCCTCGGTGTACCTGGACACCTCGCGGGATGTGGAGCAGCCCGACCGGGCCGTCGCCCTGCGCTGGCGCCGGCTACGTGAGGACCTGACCCGGCAGGGTGCGGACCGGGCGCTGCTCGGCGTACTGGAGGAGGCGGTGGGCACGGACGCGGAGGTGCCCGGGATGCACGGGCAGGCGATCTTCGCGGCCAACGGCTCGCTCGTCATGGACGGGGAGCTGCCCCGGCCGCCCGCGCACGACTCGGCCCGCTACAGCACCCTGCCCGACGCGATGCCGCTGGTCACCCAGCATCTGCCGGAGATTCCCTACCTGGCGGTGGTGGTGCACTACGGCGGGCTGCCGACGGCCGAGACGCACGGCTTGGTCAGGGTGGAGGCGGAGTCCGGCACCTGGCCGGCCTCCACCGTGACCCCGGGTGAGCGGCTGCACCACGAGGTGGCGGTGGCCACCTGGCACGACAGCGCCGTCCGGCTGGGTCACCGGCTGGATGCCTGGGCACGGCGCACCCACGCCGATGCCGTGGTCGTCGCCGGGGACGAGTGGGCGGGCAACGTCCTGGTCCGTCGACTGCCGCATGCCCTGCGCGGCAAGGTCGTACGGGTCGGGGGCTCCACCCCGACGGACACCGGACGGGCCCTGCTGGAGCCGCAGCTCGGCAGCGTCTTCCGCGGCCGGATGGCCGAGCACGACCGCGACCTGGTGAACATCTTCATCGGCCGCCGGGCCCTGGGCGGGCCCGTGACGGAGGGGCTGGAGCCCACCGTCGCCGCCCTGCAGCGCGGCCAGGTCTCGGCGCTGCTGCTGAACCGCCCGCCCGCCGCCTCGCTGCGGCTGTGGACCGGTCCGCGGCCCACCCAGCTCGCCCTGGCCGAGGAGGAGCTGGTCTCCTTCGGGGTACGGGCGACCCGCGAGGAACCCGCCGACGAGGCATTGGTGCGGGCCCTCGTCGGCACCGCCGCCGAACTGGTCGTCGTACCGGAGGACGAGCTGGGGCTGGACGAGGGCGTCGGGGCGCTGCTGCGGTACGCCGACCCCGGGACACCGGTCTGA
- a CDS encoding DUF5994 family protein: MTTTLDRTAPRDLAAEFPARLSLAPRTTLAGRLDGAWWPYSRDLEAELPPLVAALDEPWGRVTRVTVNPICWPVVPRKVPVGGRVLHVGWFTEQDPDKLILLSYTVGRWDLLVIPPETEPAAAARLMAAAAIPGSVLTAGVLIANETVIGRSIRDARRREATWESEGGACMSPFGNPMGRSALPLPGNGWR, translated from the coding sequence ATGACCACGACCCTCGACCGGACCGCGCCCCGCGACCTCGCCGCAGAGTTCCCGGCTCGCTTGTCCCTCGCCCCGAGGACCACGCTCGCCGGCCGGCTGGACGGGGCCTGGTGGCCCTACTCCCGCGACCTCGAAGCCGAGCTTCCACCACTCGTCGCCGCCCTGGACGAACCCTGGGGCCGCGTCACCCGCGTCACCGTGAACCCCATCTGCTGGCCCGTCGTACCGCGCAAGGTTCCCGTAGGCGGGCGCGTGCTGCACGTGGGCTGGTTCACCGAACAGGACCCCGACAAACTGATCCTGCTCTCCTACACGGTCGGCCGCTGGGACCTCCTCGTCATCCCGCCCGAGACCGAACCCGCCGCCGCAGCCCGTCTGATGGCCGCCGCGGCGATCCCCGGCAGCGTCCTGACCGCAGGCGTCCTGATCGCCAACGAAACCGTCATCGGGCGCAGCATCCGCGACGCCCGCCGCCGGGAAGCCACCTGGGAGAGCGAAGGCGGGGCCTGCATGTCCCCCTTCGGGAACCCGATGGGCCGAAGCGCCCTCCCCCTGCCCGGAAACGGCTGGCGGTGA
- a CDS encoding alpha/beta fold hydrolase, with product MPVPTAHQLRRIATNGVQLNVAIAGDGPAVLLLHGFPHTWQLWSGIMGRLAGRYRVIAPDMRGFGASARAVEGYDAGTLAADAEGLLDALGEPSAAVVGIDAGTAPAVLLALRRPGLVRRLVVMEALLGRLSGVEHVVAGGAPWWFGFHAVPGLAETVLAGNEAPYIDWFLDSGTLGRGVPNDVRAAFVHAYTGSEALRCAFSYYRALSTSAQQIQDAVATARLTMPTMAVGSHPVGTGLERQLRPIADDLVGHHLQDCGHIIPLDRPDALFALLAPFLSADLPK from the coding sequence ATGCCCGTCCCCACCGCACACCAACTGCGCCGCATCGCGACGAACGGCGTCCAACTGAACGTCGCAATCGCCGGGGACGGACCCGCAGTTCTCCTGCTGCACGGCTTCCCGCACACCTGGCAACTCTGGAGCGGCATCATGGGCCGACTGGCTGGACGGTACCGGGTCATCGCCCCGGACATGCGAGGCTTCGGTGCCAGTGCACGTGCCGTCGAGGGTTACGACGCAGGCACCCTAGCCGCCGACGCCGAAGGGCTGCTCGACGCACTCGGCGAGCCCTCGGCAGCGGTAGTCGGCATCGACGCGGGCACCGCCCCCGCCGTCCTGCTCGCGCTGCGCCGGCCCGGCCTCGTCCGGCGCCTGGTCGTGATGGAGGCACTGCTCGGCCGCCTGTCCGGAGTCGAACACGTCGTCGCGGGCGGCGCCCCGTGGTGGTTCGGCTTCCACGCAGTCCCCGGCCTCGCTGAGACCGTCCTGGCCGGCAACGAGGCCCCGTACATCGACTGGTTCCTCGACTCGGGGACGCTCGGGCGAGGAGTACCCAACGACGTCCGTGCGGCATTCGTTCACGCGTACACCGGGAGCGAGGCCCTTCGCTGCGCGTTCTCCTATTACCGGGCCCTGTCCACCAGTGCGCAGCAGATCCAGGACGCCGTCGCGACGGCTCGGCTGACCATGCCCACCATGGCCGTCGGCTCTCACCCCGTCGGCACCGGGCTCGAACGCCAACTCCGTCCCATCGCCGATGACCTGGTCGGACACCATCTCCAGGACTGCGGCCACATCATCCCCCTCGACCGCCCCGACGCATTGTTCGCGCTCCTTGCTCCCTTCCTATCCGCCGATCTGCCTAAGTGA
- a CDS encoding TIGR01458 family HAD-type hydrolase, protein MERIRAVLIDIDGVLTVSWKALPGTVAAMERLRAVGLRLALVTNNTSRTRAAIATRLAGLGFPVGAEDILTAPAATAAYLREHCPGARCLLLNSGDVRDDLPGVILVDEGDADVVVLGGAGPEFGYEALNHVFRQLQRGARLVSMHRNLYWRTEGGLDLDTGAFLEGLEKASRTEAEVTGKPAPAFFASALAHLGADASEALMVGDDIESDVLAAQRFGVAGVLVRTGKYLPETHRAASGTPDHVLDSFAELPALLASSSGSGSGSGSSPGI, encoded by the coding sequence ATGGAGCGAATCCGAGCGGTCCTGATCGACATCGACGGCGTCCTCACCGTCTCCTGGAAGGCCCTGCCCGGAACGGTCGCGGCCATGGAGCGGCTGCGTGCGGTCGGCCTCCGGCTCGCGCTGGTCACGAACAACACCTCCCGCACCCGCGCCGCCATCGCCACGCGCCTGGCAGGCCTGGGCTTCCCCGTCGGTGCAGAAGACATCCTGACCGCTCCGGCCGCCACGGCGGCGTACCTGCGCGAGCACTGCCCCGGCGCCCGCTGCCTCCTGCTGAACAGCGGCGACGTACGGGACGACCTGCCGGGAGTCATCCTCGTCGACGAGGGGGACGCGGACGTGGTCGTGCTCGGCGGCGCGGGCCCCGAATTCGGCTACGAGGCCCTCAACCACGTCTTCCGGCAACTGCAGCGCGGAGCCCGGCTGGTGTCCATGCACCGCAATCTGTACTGGCGTACCGAGGGCGGCCTCGACCTGGACACCGGGGCCTTCCTCGAGGGACTCGAGAAGGCCTCGCGCACCGAGGCGGAGGTGACGGGCAAACCGGCGCCCGCGTTCTTCGCGAGCGCCCTCGCCCACCTGGGCGCCGACGCGTCCGAAGCGCTGATGGTCGGCGACGACATCGAGTCGGACGTGCTGGCCGCCCAGCGGTTCGGCGTCGCCGGCGTCCTGGTGAGGACAGGCAAGTACCTCCCCGAGACGCACCGGGCCGCCTCCGGGACCCCGGACCACGTCCTCGACTCCTTCGCCGAGCTGCCCGCCCTTCTCGCCTCCAGTTCCGGTTCCGGTTCCGGTTCCGGGAGCAGCCCCGGGATCTAG
- a CDS encoding hemerythrin domain-containing protein produces MDGIVLLKDDHKTVEKLFKQFEKAGDNEHADKRKIADKVIEELTTHAWIEEKIFYLAAREAAPDTKDHATSWKASRSTTSCCGCSPN; encoded by the coding sequence GTGGACGGGATCGTGCTTCTCAAGGATGACCACAAGACGGTGGAAAAGCTGTTCAAGCAGTTCGAGAAGGCCGGCGACAACGAGCATGCCGACAAGCGGAAGATCGCCGACAAGGTGATCGAGGAACTCACCACGCACGCCTGGATCGAGGAGAAGATCTTCTACCTGGCCGCCCGTGAGGCCGCCCCCGACACCAAGGACCACGCCACGTCCTGGAAAGCGTCGAGGAGCACCACGTCGTGTTGTGGATGCTCTCCGAACTGA
- a CDS encoding PP2C family protein-serine/threonine phosphatase, whose translation MTVVGRGDPDLSESFGEELLGALLDRAHELAPHMLVPLVAETLARMGGREPQILLQDYGQQQLVPLPVDGVAAGDPQPIDRSEAGRCFLESRPVEVLTPDGVRVHLPLLDGGDQVGVLAVTLDVIDDDARRLLCRIAGLAADLLETKNGYTDLFFRTRRSEPMSVAAEIQWSLLPPLSMVLPRVAVAGVLEPAYAVAGDSFDYALNGDVLHLAMVDAMGHGLDAATMATVAIGAYRHARRISIELSEIYLFMDRAVAEQFDPDHFVTAQMMRLDTDTGRLQWVNAGHPAPMLIRAHRVVRRLDSPTTLPVGFGGAQPQVSAVALEPGDRVLCFTDGLIEEHESGQEQFGEEQLIDWVNQLEQADHGIRTMARDLSHTLKRARGETTSDDATLVLLEWRG comes from the coding sequence ATGACCGTCGTAGGGCGCGGGGACCCGGACCTTTCGGAGAGCTTCGGGGAGGAACTGCTCGGGGCGCTCCTGGACCGGGCGCACGAGCTGGCGCCGCACATGCTCGTCCCGCTCGTCGCCGAGACGCTGGCCCGGATGGGGGGCCGCGAACCACAGATCCTGCTCCAGGACTACGGGCAGCAACAGCTGGTCCCCCTGCCCGTCGACGGCGTGGCCGCAGGTGACCCGCAGCCCATCGACCGGTCCGAAGCCGGCCGGTGCTTCCTGGAGTCACGCCCCGTCGAAGTCCTGACGCCCGACGGCGTACGGGTCCACCTGCCCCTACTGGACGGCGGCGACCAGGTGGGGGTCCTCGCGGTCACCCTGGACGTGATCGACGACGACGCCCGCCGCCTACTGTGCAGGATCGCGGGCTTGGCGGCCGACCTGCTGGAGACCAAGAACGGCTACACCGACCTCTTCTTCCGGACCCGCCGCAGCGAACCGATGAGCGTCGCCGCGGAGATCCAGTGGTCCCTGCTGCCACCGCTGTCGATGGTGCTGCCGCGCGTCGCGGTCGCCGGAGTCCTGGAGCCCGCCTACGCCGTGGCGGGGGACAGCTTCGACTACGCCCTGAACGGCGATGTCCTGCACCTCGCCATGGTCGACGCCATGGGGCACGGCCTGGACGCGGCCACTATGGCCACGGTGGCCATCGGCGCGTACCGCCACGCCCGCAGGATCAGCATCGAACTGTCCGAGATCTACCTCTTCATGGACCGGGCCGTCGCCGAGCAGTTCGACCCGGACCACTTCGTGACCGCCCAGATGATGCGCCTGGACACGGACACGGGGCGCCTCCAGTGGGTCAACGCGGGGCATCCCGCGCCGATGCTGATCCGCGCGCACCGCGTCGTACGCCGTCTGGACAGCCCCACGACCCTCCCCGTCGGCTTCGGAGGGGCCCAGCCGCAGGTCAGCGCGGTGGCGCTGGAGCCGGGCGACCGCGTCCTCTGCTTCACCGACGGCCTGATCGAAGAACACGAAAGCGGGCAGGAACAGTTCGGCGAGGAGCAGCTGATCGACTGGGTGAACCAGCTGGAGCAGGCTGACCACGGGATCCGCACGATGGCTCGGGACCTGTCGCACACCCTCAAGCGGGCACGCGGCGAAACCACCTCGGACGACGCGACGCTCGTCCTGCTCGAGTGGCGCGGATGA
- a CDS encoding helix-turn-helix domain-containing protein, which translates to MSHPLRRVTELALDETTVAALRAALKTTADEVVQAIIDEVPPYANALSGRMGATIRRAVRTALGHYLDRASGTATGGDAGDAAYELGRGEVRDGRSMDALLSAYRVGARVAWRCLAAGAVPAGLPAAEVAKFAELTFAYIDELSAASAAGHADELAARGRDHERHLEHLARDLLAGASPDVLLASVQRAGWQPPVSLTAVLLPAAQARPAYRALDPSTLVLDDLPDATGVLLVPDADRSHLLRQLTDRTAVVGPARPWTRASASYARAARARSLSCDIRDTEDHLPELVLSADVDAFADLRARALAPLRTLPVATARRLEETLRAWLLHQGRRDEVAAALFVHPQTVRYRMSQLRELFPDLASPHRVLELTLAVGLRVS; encoded by the coding sequence ATGAGCCATCCACTCCGGAGAGTCACGGAACTGGCCCTGGATGAGACGACGGTCGCCGCACTTCGGGCCGCGCTGAAAACCACCGCCGACGAGGTCGTCCAGGCGATCATCGACGAGGTCCCTCCCTACGCCAACGCCCTCTCGGGCCGCATGGGCGCCACCATCCGCCGAGCCGTCCGCACCGCTCTGGGGCACTACCTGGACCGCGCGAGCGGGACCGCCACGGGCGGCGACGCCGGTGACGCGGCCTACGAGCTGGGCCGCGGCGAGGTGCGCGACGGCCGTTCGATGGACGCCCTGCTCAGCGCCTACCGCGTCGGCGCCCGCGTGGCCTGGCGATGCCTGGCAGCGGGTGCCGTTCCCGCAGGTCTGCCCGCAGCCGAGGTCGCCAAGTTCGCCGAGCTGACCTTCGCCTACATCGACGAGCTCTCCGCCGCGAGCGCCGCTGGCCACGCCGACGAACTGGCCGCCCGGGGCCGGGACCACGAGCGCCACCTGGAACACCTGGCCCGCGACCTCCTCGCCGGCGCGAGCCCGGACGTGCTGCTGGCCTCTGTTCAGCGGGCCGGGTGGCAGCCTCCGGTATCACTGACCGCGGTCCTGCTGCCCGCCGCCCAGGCCCGGCCTGCCTACCGCGCGCTCGACCCGAGCACCCTCGTCCTCGACGATCTGCCGGACGCCACCGGTGTGCTGCTGGTCCCCGATGCCGACCGATCACATCTCTTGCGGCAGCTGACCGACCGCACCGCCGTGGTCGGCCCGGCCCGGCCATGGACTCGTGCGTCCGCCTCGTACGCACGAGCCGCACGCGCGCGCTCCCTCTCCTGCGATATCCGCGACACCGAGGACCACCTGCCCGAGCTGGTGCTGAGCGCCGACGTGGACGCGTTCGCAGACCTGCGTGCCCGAGCCCTCGCACCGTTGCGGACCCTGCCTGTCGCGACCGCACGACGGCTGGAGGAGACGTTGCGGGCGTGGCTGCTGCACCAGGGCAGGCGGGACGAGGTGGCGGCGGCGTTGTTCGTCCATCCCCAGACCGTCCGGTACCGGATGTCGCAGCTGCGGGAGCTGTTTCCGGATCTCGCATCGCCACACCGGGTCCTTGAACTGACGCTGGCAGTCGGTCTTCGGGTCAGCTGA
- a CDS encoding winged helix-turn-helix transcriptional regulator, which yields MTTRGARAAGRGVRGDLFDPHCPTRQLLDRIGTKWTSMAVKTLADAAPDEVRFAELRRRMPGVSQKMLSVTLRSLTRDGLVSRRVEPTVPPRVFYRLTGLGLSLEAALAGLRSWAEEHMAEIDRANEAMDQEVDEG from the coding sequence GTGACCACCCGAGGAGCCCGGGCCGCCGGTCGTGGGGTACGCGGCGATCTGTTCGATCCCCACTGCCCGACGCGGCAGTTGCTGGACCGCATCGGTACGAAGTGGACGTCCATGGCCGTCAAGACGCTCGCCGATGCCGCACCGGACGAGGTGCGCTTCGCAGAGCTGAGACGCCGGATGCCCGGCGTCTCGCAGAAGATGCTGTCCGTGACGCTGCGAAGCCTGACCCGCGACGGGCTGGTGTCGCGTCGGGTCGAACCGACCGTGCCGCCGCGGGTCTTCTACCGACTGACCGGACTCGGGCTGTCCCTGGAAGCCGCACTTGCGGGACTGCGGTCCTGGGCGGAGGAGCACATGGCCGAGATCGACCGCGCCAACGAAGCCATGGACCAGGAGGTCGATGAGGGATAG
- a CDS encoding MBL fold metallo-hydrolase, which produces MKLTKHAHACVTLEKDGTRLIIDPGTLTPDAAEAVTQAHAVLITHEHFDHFDEKLVAAALEAQPGLQVYGTATVAATLGSHDGRVHAVAAGDTFSVGSVTATVHGKRHALIHADLPCPDNVGYLLDDGAVYHPGDAYFAPDAPVRTLLLPTSGPWTKLGEAADYVRTVKPERIIQIHELMLSDLGQHSTANLLGEKGLTGTPIDRLKPGTTVQL; this is translated from the coding sequence GTGAAGCTCACCAAGCACGCCCATGCCTGCGTCACGCTCGAGAAGGACGGCACCCGCCTGATCATCGACCCCGGCACCCTCACTCCGGACGCGGCAGAAGCCGTCACCCAGGCTCACGCCGTCCTGATCACCCACGAACACTTCGATCACTTCGACGAAAAGCTCGTCGCCGCCGCTCTCGAAGCCCAGCCCGGGCTGCAGGTCTACGGTACGGCCACGGTCGCAGCCACCCTCGGCAGCCACGATGGCCGCGTCCACGCCGTCGCCGCCGGCGACACCTTCAGCGTCGGTTCCGTCACCGCCACCGTCCACGGCAAGCGCCACGCGCTGATCCACGCCGACCTCCCGTGCCCCGACAACGTCGGCTACCTCCTCGACGACGGAGCCGTCTACCACCCCGGCGACGCCTACTTCGCGCCCGACGCTCCTGTACGCACCCTCCTGCTGCCGACCAGCGGCCCATGGACGAAGCTCGGCGAAGCCGCCGACTACGTCCGCACCGTCAAGCCCGAGCGCATCATCCAGATCCACGAACTCATGCTCAGCGACCTCGGCCAGCACTCCACCGCCAATCTCCTCGGCGAGAAGGGCCTGACCGGCACCCCGATCGACCGCCTCAAGCCCGGCACCACCGTCCAGCTGTAA
- a CDS encoding ATP-binding protein codes for MTGWRVRDYTQDDLEAVIRVDAESGTAEEPPLFPLSDAVAALQALHPAVVATADEVVVGAAVSRVEGDRAWILRISMASAWRHQGLGSDLITALEHRLFAGGIRTVHAVLPDGETGATALHNCGFGARPGMVFFEKRGRVTPQAVSMLASLGAELPPGGLWQKVAGMEREKELIERRLVLPLAHPEMAAQHGVELPRAVMLFGPPGTGKSTFAHAIASRLGWPFLELFPARLAAEDGLASGLNRRFDEIARLDHVLVFIDEVEEIAGTRSGADATAVGVVNELLKAIVRFRGQDGRLLVCATNDVTTLDSAFLRHGRFDYVLPIGPPDDRARTALWQSYLARAGAEADSAVLATASEGFTPADIAHVARTVSQVQFERTFDTGTRARPTTEDYLGTIGDTRPTVSAAMAQEFAHQTEKFARI; via the coding sequence ATGACGGGTTGGCGTGTCAGGGACTACACCCAGGATGATCTCGAAGCGGTGATCCGAGTCGACGCGGAGAGCGGCACGGCCGAAGAGCCACCTCTCTTTCCGCTCTCGGACGCCGTGGCGGCCCTCCAGGCTCTCCACCCTGCGGTGGTGGCCACCGCGGACGAGGTGGTGGTCGGCGCCGCGGTGAGCAGGGTGGAGGGTGACCGGGCGTGGATCCTGCGCATCAGCATGGCGTCTGCCTGGCGTCACCAGGGGCTGGGCAGCGACCTGATCACGGCTCTGGAGCACCGGCTGTTCGCCGGTGGTATCCGAACGGTGCACGCGGTCCTGCCCGACGGCGAGACCGGTGCCACCGCCCTGCACAACTGCGGCTTCGGCGCCCGTCCGGGCATGGTCTTCTTCGAGAAGCGCGGGCGAGTGACCCCTCAGGCGGTCAGCATGCTCGCGTCGCTGGGAGCGGAGCTGCCGCCCGGAGGACTGTGGCAGAAGGTCGCGGGCATGGAGAGGGAGAAGGAGCTCATCGAGCGGCGGCTCGTGCTGCCGCTGGCCCATCCCGAAATGGCCGCCCAGCACGGAGTGGAGCTGCCGCGGGCGGTGATGCTGTTCGGTCCGCCGGGGACCGGCAAGAGTACGTTCGCGCACGCGATCGCCAGCCGTCTGGGATGGCCGTTCCTCGAACTGTTCCCTGCCCGGCTGGCCGCCGAGGACGGTCTGGCCAGCGGGCTGAACCGGCGCTTCGACGAGATTGCCCGGCTCGACCACGTCCTGGTCTTCATCGACGAGGTCGAGGAGATTGCGGGGACCCGAAGCGGCGCGGACGCGACCGCGGTCGGCGTCGTCAACGAACTGCTCAAGGCGATCGTCCGGTTCCGGGGCCAGGACGGGCGGCTGCTCGTCTGCGCCACGAACGACGTGACCACGCTCGACTCCGCGTTCCTGCGGCACGGCCGTTTCGACTACGTGCTGCCGATCGGCCCGCCCGATGACCGCGCGAGGACCGCGCTGTGGCAGAGCTACCTGGCCCGAGCGGGCGCGGAGGCCGACAGCGCGGTGCTGGCGACCGCCAGCGAGGGGTTCACCCCTGCCGACATCGCCCATGTGGCGCGTACGGTCTCCCAAGTCCAGTTCGAGCGCACCTTCGACACCGGAACCCGGGCCCGCCCCACCACCGAGGACTACCTGGGAACCATCGGCGACACCAGGCCCACGGTCAGCGCCGCCATGGCTCAGGAGTTCGCCCACCAGACCGAGAAGTTCGCCCGCATCTAG
- a CDS encoding MarR family winged helix-turn-helix transcriptional regulator, producing the protein MDENRLAEELRLTIGQLVRTVRTADKMPAGEAAVLGYLDRSGPLTTADIAQQRGVSHQSAAKAVKELLAQGLVRAEAHPSDGRKLLLHLTQTGSGRLAEERRRRADWLGTAINDVLNSDERKTLEAALPLLSRLTTHLNGK; encoded by the coding sequence ATGGACGAGAATCGGCTGGCCGAAGAACTTCGCCTGACCATCGGACAGCTCGTACGCACTGTGCGCACTGCCGACAAGATGCCGGCCGGCGAGGCTGCCGTTCTGGGTTACCTGGACCGCAGCGGCCCGCTGACCACCGCCGACATCGCACAACAGCGGGGAGTCAGTCACCAGTCGGCTGCCAAGGCGGTCAAAGAACTCCTGGCTCAGGGCCTTGTGCGCGCCGAGGCGCACCCCAGTGACGGGCGCAAGCTGTTGCTCCACCTCACGCAGACGGGAAGCGGCCGTCTGGCCGAGGAGCGCCGAAGGCGTGCTGACTGGCTCGGTACCGCGATCAACGATGTCCTCAATTCCGATGAGCGAAAGACACTTGAGGCGGCGCTGCCTCTGCTATCACGCCTGACCACACACTTGAATGGCAAGTAG